A single window of Nicotiana sylvestris chromosome 3, ASM39365v2, whole genome shotgun sequence DNA harbors:
- the LOC138887795 gene encoding uncharacterized protein, with product MAIDLDVHELLVMGDFNLFIWQAQGKWETRDIKLLPYRQCVQDLSKRFKSIEFRYIPKFHNELADALATLALMLPYPDNTHIDPQEIQVQNQHGYCNTIEREPDGKPWYHDIK from the coding sequence ATGGCCATCGATCTGGATGTGCATGAACTATTAGTTATGGGAGATTTCAACTTGTTTATCTGGCAAGCCCAGGGCaaatgggagactcgagacatCAAGCTTCTTCCATACAGACAATGTGTGCAAGACTTGAGCAAAAGATTCAAATCCATCGAGTTTAGGTACATTCCCAAGTTCCACAACGAGCTAGCCGATGCCTTGGCTACTTTAGCCTTGATGCTCCCTTATCCAGACAACACTCATATTGATCCACAAGAAATCCAAGTTCAAAAtcaacacggttactgcaatacaATTGAGAGAGAACCGGATGGtaaaccatggtatcatgacataaaaTGA